The Rheinheimera mangrovi genome contains the following window.
CGATCCGCGTACTCATGGTTCATGTAATCCGGGCGCAACTAACGTATTGCGTTTAGGTGGCGCTGTTCCAGCATCTATGGTGCTAGTATTTGATGTGCTCAAAGGCACTATTCCTGTTTGGGGTTCTTATTTTTTAGGCATTGAAGCCTTTTATCTGGGCATGATTGCGGTCTGCGCCTGCTTGGGTCATATATTCCCCATATTTTTTGGCTTTAAAGGCGGTAAAGCTGTCGCCACAGCTTTTGGCAGTATGATGCCTATAGGCCTGGATTTAGCTGGTTTACTGATTTCTACCTGGATGATGCTGGTAGGTGCCACAGGCTACTCGTCACTGGCTGCTATTGTCACTGTGGGCCTTGCGCCCATTTTCACCTGGTTTATCAAACCTCTGTATACCATCCCCGTGTCTATGCTGAGCCTGCTGATTATTATCCGCCACAAAGACAATATCATCAGGCTCTGGAACAATCAGGAAACTAAGGTTTGGCATAAAAACCGCAAAACCAAACCAGAGGATCCTGAACAGGAATAATTAAAGTGCTGGTAATTGCTCCATAGGCCAACGTGGGGTCACGCCTATGGTTAAATCCTGCTGCTGTCCTGCTTTTAAACGTTGAAAGCCAGCAAAAGCGATCATAGCGCCATTGTCGGTGCAGAATTCTTTACGTGGGTAATAGACTTCACCTTTTAAGCTTTTCAATAAAACTTCCAGCTGTTCACGTAACGAGGTATTGGCGCTAACGCCTCCTGCCACCACTAAACGTTTTAAGCGCTGCTCTTTCAAAGCACGGCGACACTTTAATACCAATGTATCGACCACGGCTTGCTGAAAGGAAGCCGCTATATCAGCCTGTACTTCAGGGCTTTTTCCTTCGGCTGCAATCACATTAGCAGCAGCAGTTTTTAAGCCACTGAAACTGAAATTCAAACCTGGTCTGTCAGTCATAGGACGCGGAAAGGCATATTTATCGGCCTGCCCTTGGGTGGCTAATTTGGCAAGTAAAGGCCCGCCAGGATAATCCAGCCCCATTAATTTAGCCGTTTTATCAAAAGCTTCACCTGCGGCATCATCGACAGATTCGCCCAATAACTGGTATTGCCCAATGCCATCCACCCTAACTAACTGGGTATGACCGCCTGAGACTAACAACGCGATAAAAGGAAACTCCGGTGGGTTCTCTTCCAGCATAGGCGCCAGTAAATGGCCTTCCATATGATGCACAGCCAGTGCTGGTTTGCCCCAGGCAAAAGCTAAACTGCGCCCTATTGAAGCGCCTACTAACAAGGCTCCGGCTAAACCTGGGCCTGCTGTATAAGCAACACCATCTATGTCAGATGCCTGACACCCGGCTTCTTTTAACGCTTGTTGAATTAAAGGTAATGTTTTTCGGATATGGTCGCGTGAGGCCAGTTCAGGCACTACACCGCCATAATCAGCATGCAAAGGGATCTGGCTGTATAACACATGACTTAGCAGACCCCGCTCTTCGTCGTATACAGCGATGCCGGTTTCATCACACGATGTTTCTATGCCAAGTACTCGCATTTTTCTCCCCTTACCTATATGCTACGCGGCGAATTGTACTGGGATCCGAGCATCATCACCAGTACAACACTTATTGCTTTACATTGGGGCTGGCTTTTGAGTAAAATGCCGCACCATTTTTAATCGTATTGGTTAGACACTAACCAGAGTTGACCGAGGTGAGAATTTAATGCCTGTTGTTAAAGTAAAAGAAAACGAACCATTTGACGTAGCTTTACGTCGTTTCAAGCGCTCTTGTGAAAAAGCTGGCGTATTAGCAGATGTGCGCGCTAAAGAGTTTTTCGAGAAGCCAACTTGGGTTCGTAAGCGTAAGAAAGCTGCCGCTGTTAAGCGTCACATGAAAAAGCTTTCTCGCGAAAACGCTCGTCGTATCAAGCTTTACTAAGATTATTGCCTGACCTATGGCATTGTTAGAACAGCTGCAAGTAGCACAAAAAGACGCAATGCGTGCCAAAGACAAATTGCGTCTCGGCACTATTCGTTTAGCTTTAGCTGAAATCAAACAACGTCAAATTGATTCGCAGATGGTGCCTGATGACGCCAATATTCTTCCTGTGTTGACCAAAATGGTAAAACAGCGGAAAGAGTCTGCCAGTCAGTACAGTGCAGCAGGTCGGCAAGATTTAGCTGATATTGAATTAGCAGAAATCGTAATCGTAGAACAGTTTTTGCCACAAGCCTTATCTCAGGCCGAGCTGAATGATTTAGTGCAACAAGCTATTACTGCTGTTGCAGCCTGTGGAATGCAGGACATGGCGAAAGTCATGGCCCACTTAAAACCACAGGTTCAAGGCCGTACTGATATGGCCGTTTTAAGTCAGGTTATTAAAGCTCGTTTGAGTTAAGCTTCTAGCTGAACTACTGCACGCCGTGCCTCTAGCACGGCTTGTCTTTTTCTGTATACCCGTCGTACTTGAAGCTGCAGCTTTGTTGACTGCGCTCATTCGCCCCAGTCACATAGTGTATCTATGCTCTTGGGTCTCACGAGCTTGTCGCCTCCCTGCAACGTCAAGTTGCTTGGGTATATATCAGTAGATGAGGAAAAAGGTGGCAGGACAAATCCCCAGACACTTTATCGACGACTTATTAGCTCGTACAGATATAGTGGAACTGATTGATCACAGAGTTCCGTTAAAAAAAGCCGGTAAGAATTACCAGGCTTGTTGCCCTTTCCATAACGAAAAATCCCCTTCTTTTACCGTAAGTAGCGACAAACAGTTTTATCATTGCTTTGGTTGTGGAGCTCACGGCAATGCCATCAGTTTTATGATGGCGTACGAACAGCTTGAATTTGTAGAAGCTATTGAAGAACTGGCGAAGCAACACCATTTAGAGATACCACGCGAACAAGGCAGTGGTAAGCAGTATCCGCAGGCTCAGGCCGACGATTACAGTCAGATGCAAAAAGCGGCAGATTTGTATCAGCAACAGCTGAAACAACAGGTTCATGCTGCAACTTATTTGCACAAACGTGGTATTTCAGAAGCCACAGCAACAAAATACGGCATAGGCTACGCGCCGGACAGCTGGGATTTTGTATTAAAGCAGTTAGGCGCTTCACGTTCAGCCCGTGATCAGCTGTTTGAAATTAAACTGATCAGCCGCAATGATCAGGGCCGTGAATACGATTTTTTCCGTGACCGGCTGATGTTTCCGATCCGGGATAAACGCGGCAGAGTGATAGGTTTTGGCGGCAGAGTGATAGGTGAAGGTACGCCTAAGTATCTAAACTCTCCTGAGACCCGACTTTTCCATAAAGGCCGTGAACTTTATGGCTTATACGAAGCCAGACAAAGCCAGGATAGGCTGAATCGAGTGCTGATAGTTGAAGGTTATATGGACGTGGTGGGTCTGGCTGAGCAAGGAATATCTTTTGCCGTGGCTTGTTTAGGCACCGCCACGACCCCAGATCACATGCATACGTTATTCCGCCTGACCAGCACTGTCACTTGCTGTTATGACGGCGACAGAGCAGGCCGCGACGCCGCATGGCGAGCCTTACAAAGTGCCTTACCGCATTTAAAAGACGGCGTGGAACTGAATTTTGTCTTTTTACCGGACGGCGAAGACCCAGATTCACTGGTGCAAAAAGAAGGTAAAGATGCCTTTTTAAACCGTCTGGAACAGGCCATGCCTTTAGGTCAGTATTTATTTGACCATCTGGCCAAAGAGTTAGATTTAAACAGCGATGCCGGAAAATCTGCCTTATGGGTTAAAGGTAACGAGCTGATTAAACAAATTCCAAGTGAATTTTACCGCGATGCCTTGTTTGAAACTTTGGGATCGCTGGTTGGTAAATCGTCGCAGCAAAATACGGCGACCAGAAACCAGAACAAGGTGCAGAGCAAAGCGCCTGCGACCACAAAAATTACGCCGATGCGCCGGGCTATTGCGTTGTTGTTGCAATACCCTGCCCTAGCCAAAGTGATGCCACTGGCTCCCGAATTGGCAGAAGCGAATTTACCTGGTATTCAGTTATTGCTGACAGTACAGGGCACTTTATTAGCTCAGCCTGAACTGACCACTGCACAATTGCTGGAACATTGGCGCGATACGCCTGAATACAACATATTGGTGAAACTGGCTTTATGGGACCATCAGGTTGCCGAAGAGCAGTTAACCAAAGAATTTCTGGATACTTTTAGGTCTATTGAAGATCAGTATCTGGGCCAACGTCTGGAAGAATTGCAACGCAAAGATACATTGCAGCAACTAACCACGGCGGAAAAACACGAATTTGTGTTGCTGTTAAAAGCTTTTAAAAGCAAATAACCGTGAGTAAGCCGTCATTGTGCGGTGGCTAGAAAAGCCGCGCTTTGTTATAATCGCTAATTCGCATTTTTGAACTAA
Protein-coding sequences here:
- the plsY gene encoding glycerol-3-phosphate 1-O-acyltransferase PlsY, with the translated sequence MTVTIAILMLLAYLSGSISSAILVSRIFRLPDPRTHGSCNPGATNVLRLGGAVPASMVLVFDVLKGTIPVWGSYFLGIEAFYLGMIAVCACLGHIFPIFFGFKGGKAVATAFGSMMPIGLDLAGLLISTWMMLVGATGYSSLAAIVTVGLAPIFTWFIKPLYTIPVSMLSLLIIIRHKDNIIRLWNNQETKVWHKNRKTKPEDPEQE
- the tsaD gene encoding tRNA (adenosine(37)-N6)-threonylcarbamoyltransferase complex transferase subunit TsaD, coding for MRVLGIETSCDETGIAVYDEERGLLSHVLYSQIPLHADYGGVVPELASRDHIRKTLPLIQQALKEAGCQASDIDGVAYTAGPGLAGALLVGASIGRSLAFAWGKPALAVHHMEGHLLAPMLEENPPEFPFIALLVSGGHTQLVRVDGIGQYQLLGESVDDAAGEAFDKTAKLMGLDYPGGPLLAKLATQGQADKYAFPRPMTDRPGLNFSFSGLKTAAANVIAAEGKSPEVQADIAASFQQAVVDTLVLKCRRALKEQRLKRLVVAGGVSANTSLREQLEVLLKSLKGEVYYPRKEFCTDNGAMIAFAGFQRLKAGQQQDLTIGVTPRWPMEQLPAL
- the rpsU gene encoding 30S ribosomal protein S21, with the protein product MPVVKVKENEPFDVALRRFKRSCEKAGVLADVRAKEFFEKPTWVRKRKKAAAVKRHMKKLSRENARRIKLY
- a CDS encoding GatB/YqeY domain-containing protein; translation: MALLEQLQVAQKDAMRAKDKLRLGTIRLALAEIKQRQIDSQMVPDDANILPVLTKMVKQRKESASQYSAAGRQDLADIELAEIVIVEQFLPQALSQAELNDLVQQAITAVAACGMQDMAKVMAHLKPQVQGRTDMAVLSQVIKARLS
- the dnaG gene encoding DNA primase, with protein sequence MAGQIPRHFIDDLLARTDIVELIDHRVPLKKAGKNYQACCPFHNEKSPSFTVSSDKQFYHCFGCGAHGNAISFMMAYEQLEFVEAIEELAKQHHLEIPREQGSGKQYPQAQADDYSQMQKAADLYQQQLKQQVHAATYLHKRGISEATATKYGIGYAPDSWDFVLKQLGASRSARDQLFEIKLISRNDQGREYDFFRDRLMFPIRDKRGRVIGFGGRVIGEGTPKYLNSPETRLFHKGRELYGLYEARQSQDRLNRVLIVEGYMDVVGLAEQGISFAVACLGTATTPDHMHTLFRLTSTVTCCYDGDRAGRDAAWRALQSALPHLKDGVELNFVFLPDGEDPDSLVQKEGKDAFLNRLEQAMPLGQYLFDHLAKELDLNSDAGKSALWVKGNELIKQIPSEFYRDALFETLGSLVGKSSQQNTATRNQNKVQSKAPATTKITPMRRAIALLLQYPALAKVMPLAPELAEANLPGIQLLLTVQGTLLAQPELTTAQLLEHWRDTPEYNILVKLALWDHQVAEEQLTKEFLDTFRSIEDQYLGQRLEELQRKDTLQQLTTAEKHEFVLLLKAFKSK